Proteins encoded within one genomic window of Brassica rapa cultivar Chiifu-401-42 chromosome A09, CAAS_Brap_v3.01, whole genome shotgun sequence:
- the LOC103872102 gene encoding uncharacterized protein LOC103872102 translates to MEEAYKKRTDWYLHGELSSVVADESMASQWNDEIIGLYRAAECSDEALARTGDVFEIEEGEDKKEDDFLAKLAEAETPLYPTFTWDQMNAKYPIFAAEERNMRLGLSIDKFNPFNTKNSMYSCWPVLLVNYNLPPDLCMKENIMLSLLIPGPQQPGNIIDVYLEPLIEDLNHLWSSGELVYDAFTRSTFTLKAMLLWMISDFPAYGNLAGCKVKRKMGCPLCGKNTDSMWLKYNRKHVYMCHRKRSKRKKMVCTDLDEEQAEDEDEEEEEEVEIDEDECYACREKCGCGKSKDGLPARKDIEDLGIRQDFHPRIYGKRTYLLPAPWFLSKTEKKIFCRRLFDFKGPDGYCSNISRGVLLDDYKVTRLKSHDYHVLMQQLLPIALKGLLPKGPRLAISRLCAFFNLLCQRVIDREQFLVMEAEIVETLCLFERYFPAPSFFDIRVHLTVHLGREARLGGPVHFRWMYPFERYMKVLKDFVRNPARPEGCIAESYLAEELSISSIYKTQMTDVGDASVLWSMHTKNFASWLKQQVPIDSKEHDETLKWLAYGPYVCSSSAKDTAQVVDWVSYYGRETDIILIDYNVFYVPLFRCHWAVKGNGVKIEDGFTLVNMNHSQASFTSYPYIMASQAKQVSYSRENESSNWYIVMRGPSRRYSKEDIQEGNAEFGPLPTNIDMEVDNYEADNGQTNMKLFKSRKDLNLIQNNKTLNRETMNNNKQKSSTTQTSLKVKSNFLLMKSLKLEPTVRESVDQQE, encoded by the exons ATGGAGGAGGCTTATAAGAAGCGCACTGATTGGTATCTGCATGGAGAGTTGAGCTCAGTGGTTGCAGATGAAAGCATGGCAAGTCAATGGAATGATGAGATCATTGGGTTATACAGAGCGGCTGAGTGTTCTGATGAAGCTTTAGCTCGTACGGGGGATGTCTTTGAGATAGAAGAGGGAGAGGACAAGAAAGAAGATGATTTTTTGGCGAAGCTAGCTGAAGCTGAAACACCTTTGTATCCTACAT TCACATGGGATCAGATGAATGCGAAATACCCTATCTTTGCCGCTGAAGAAAGGAACATGAGGCTTGGACTTTCAATAGACAAATTTAATCCATTCAATACGAAGAATTCTATGTACAGTTGCTGGCCGGTATTGTTAGTCAACTACAACTTACCACCTGATTTATGTATGAAGGAGAACATAATGCTTTCGTTGTTGATTCCTGGTCCACAACAGCCCGGTAACATTATAGATGTCTACTTAGAGCCTCTCATTGAAGATCTAAACCATCTATGGAGCAGTGGAGAGTTAGTGTACGACGCTTTTACTCGATCAACTTTCACACTGAAGGCAATGCTGCTTTGGATGATCAGTGATTTCCCAGCTTATGGGAATCTTGCAGGCTGCAAAGTGAAGAGAAAAATGGGGTGTCCTTTATGTGGGAAGAACACAGACAGTATGTGGCTTAAGTACAACAGAAAACATGTGTATATGTGCCACAGAAAAAG GAGTAAGAGAAAAAAGATGGTCTGTACCGATTTAGATGAAGAGCAAgcggaagatgaagatgaggaggaagaggaagaagtggAAATAGATGAGGATGA ATGTTATGCATGTAGAGAGAAATGTGGCTGTGGGAAATCCAAGGATGGTCTTCCGGCTCGTAAAGATATTGAGGATCTTGGTATAAGGCAGGACTTTCACCCTCGCATCTATGGAAAACGAACATATCTTCTTCCAGCACCGTGGTTTTTGTCTAAgacagagaagaagatattttgcAGGAGACTTTTTGACTTCAAAGGGCCAGATGGATATTGTTCCAACATATCTAGAGGTGTTTTGTTAGATGACTATAAAGTCACAAGGCTGAAATCACATGACTATCATGTGTTAATGCAGCAACTTCTTCCAATTGCACTTAAAGGGTTGTTACCTAAAGGACCAAGACTAGCAATTTCAAGGTTATGCGCGTTCTTCAATCTGTTGTGCCAGAGAGTTATTGATAGAGAGCAGTTTCTGGTTATGGAAGCGGAGATTGTAGAGACGCTTTGCTTGTTTGAAAGATATTTCCCAGCTCCAAGTTTCTTTGATATCAGGGTCCATTTGACTGTGCATCTAGGAAGGGAGGCCCGACTTGGTGGACCTGTCCATTTTAGATGGATGTACCCATTTGAGAG GTACATGAAAGTCCTCAAAGACTTTGTTAGAAATCCTGCTAGACCAGAAGGGTGCATTGCTGAGTCTTATCTTGCCGAGGAAT TGAGCATCTCCAGTATTTACAAGACTCAGATGACAGATGTAGGAGATGCATCAGTCTTATGGAGTATGCATACTAAGAATTTTGCTTCATGGCTAAAACAACAG GTGCCTATTGATTCTAAAGAACATGACGAAACACTCAAGTGGCTAGCTTATGGTCCTTATG TTTGTAGTTCTAGTGCGAAAGATACAGCACAGGTGGTTGATTGGGTTTCCTACTACGGCAGAGAAACTGACATCATTCTGATAGACTATAATGTCTTCTATGTTCCTCTGTTCCGGTGTCATTGGGCTGTAAAGGGTAATGGAGTGAAGATTGAAGATGGTTTTACACTTGTTAACATGAATCATAGTCAAGCCTCTTTCACAAGTTACCCATATATAATGGCTTCTCAAGCGAAGCAAGTCTCTTACTCAAGGGAAAATGAGTCTTCTAATTGGTATATTGTCATGAGAGGTCCTTCAAGAAGATATAGTAAAGAAGATATTCAAGAGGGAAATGCTGAATTTGGGCCATTGCCTACAAATATTGACATGGAAGTTGACAATTATGAAGCCGATAAT GGGCAGACCAACATGAAGTTGTTCAAGAGCAGGAAGGACCTGAACTTGATCCAGAACAACAAAACCCTGAACAGAGAAACGATGAACAACAACAAACAGAAGAGCAGCACAACACAAACGAGCCTGAAGGTGAAGTCGAACTTTCTACTAATGAAGAGCCTGAAGTTGGAACCAACCGTAAGAGAAAGCGTGGACCAACAAGAATGA